The DNA sequence TGGGCGTCCGATTCCGCATCGATCGCCACCGTCTTCTCATCACCGTTTCAGATCAGGGACGTGGTTTCGACGAGTCCTCGTTGCCGGATCCACTGGATACCGGGAATCTACTGAAACCCTCGGGCCGCGGGGTGTTCTTTGTGCATACCTTCATGGACAAAGTGACCTATCGGAATCTCAGGCAGGGGGGATTCGAAGTTACAATGGAGAAGTGGTTCAAACACACGATGTGAGGAGGTAATCATGAGCATCGCGACCAGAAACGTGCACGGCGTCACCATCCTGGATGTCCAGGGCAGAATCACCATCGGCGAAGAGAGCGCACTGATACGGAATACCATACGGGGATTGGTCCAGTCGGGGCAGAAGAATCTACTCATGAACCTGGCCGATGTCCGCACGGTGGACAGCACCGGGATCGGCGAGCTGGTGAGCTCGTACACTCACGTTGCAGACCAGGGAGGAGCGCTCAAGCTTCTCCATCTGACCAAGAGGACCCGGGAGCTGCTGGCCATCACCAAGCTTCTGACCGTTTTCGATACCTTCGAAAACGAGGCTGACGCGGTCGCCAGTTTCGCCTGATCGCTATCAGCCGAGGAGGCTCCCCCACCGGGCGCCGGCCGGCGCCCGGTGGAGTCAGGAGAGAAAAAAGGGATCGAGTCAGTCCGGCTGCCGTTTCCGTGATGAGACCACTCTCGACCGTGGTCCCCTCTACACGGAAACGACGCGCCTTTCTTCACTCCCCCGATTTCTCAAAAGGGCAGATTCTTGGA is a window from the Acidobacteriota bacterium genome containing:
- a CDS encoding STAS domain-containing protein produces the protein MSIATRNVHGVTILDVQGRITIGEESALIRNTIRGLVQSGQKNLLMNLADVRTVDSTGIGELVSSYTHVADQGGALKLLHLTKRTRELLAITKLLTVFDTFENEADAVASFA